A window of the Sabethes cyaneus chromosome 1, idSabCyanKW18_F2, whole genome shotgun sequence genome harbors these coding sequences:
- the LOC128745237 gene encoding uncharacterized protein LOC128745237 produces MTTHREFLRSMSQECGGMNDEDDDESDTLTELSFSRSTSSLGRSSTGSIPWAEDAVKQNQLEWERIERIFYGEEKLPNDSKIREEFLEWMTAFPHLRVLGKSLTVLENLSAKSSDPFYEEIFAIDPPSINRIRSSKSGKIAKQMRDSELQLVPSDIERYLHISSGKVMCNNHRNAKDLVKNSSDPIISFIDTVERPPRAKNASNLIMQTSNHPFGILVSNNYNYLTSMDVSNSRNSSAQSIKRFNNSIMHKKLAPLGQRPQPRPTQLEKPILSSSASATNSRIPPLNSNVKFIVRNSNAVSSLATELDQRHTKFSMVKSATSSRYPLSPTKNIVTLPSLSALDTPEHSGIVTRGSRKPSFSTEIVGRSISAAVTQKNYSKSNNAPKWNVLHYP; encoded by the coding sequence ATGACGACCCATCGTGAGTTTTTACGATCAATGAGTCAGGAGTGCGGTGGCATGAACGATGAAGACGACGATGAGTCGGATACATTAACGGAGCTATCTTTCTCCAGGTCTACCAGCAGTTTAGGTAGGAGTAGTACGGGATCGATTCCGTGGGCTGAAGATGCTGTTAAACAAAATCAGTTGGAATGGGAACGTATCGAACGGATATTTTATGGGGAAGAAAAACTTCCAAACGATAGTAAAATTCGGGAGGAGTTTTTGGAATGGATGACGGCTTTTCCTCACTTAAGGGTGCTTGGCAAATCACTCACAGTGCTCGAAAATCTATCAGCAAAGAGTAGTGATCCCTTCTATGAAGAAATATTTGCTATTGATCCCCCATCCATCAATCGCATAAGATCGTCAAAAAGTGGCAAAATTGCTaagcaaatgagagattctgaACTGCAGCTTGTTCCTAGTGATATCGAAAGATATCTCCATATAAGTTCTGGTAAAGTTATGTGTAACAATCATAGAAACGCCAAAGATTTAGTTAAAAATTCTAGCGATCCCATAATTTCGTTCATAGATACCGTTGAAAGACCGCCAAGGGCGAAAAATGCGAGCAACTTAATCATGCAGACGAGCAATCACCCTTTTGGAATTCTAGTCAGTAATAATTACAATTACTTGACCAGCATGGATGTATCTAACAGCAGAAATAGCAGTGCACAATCAATAAAACGCTTTAATAATAGTATTATGCATAAGAAACTAGCACCTCTGGGTCAAAGACCGCAGCCAAGACCTACACAACTGGAAAAGCCAATCCTATCTTCATCAGCATCAGCCACAAACAGTCGCATTCCTCCGCTAAACTCGAACGTAAAGTTTATTGTTCGTAATTCTAATGCTGTCTCGTCGCTAGCAACGGAGCTAGACCAGCGACATACAAAATTCAGTATGGTTAAATCTGCTACCTCCTCTCGATACCCGCTGTCTCCGACAAAGAATATTGTTACTCTCCCGTCACTTTCTGCGTTAGACACGCCGGAACATAGCGGAATTGTTACTCGCGGGTCGCGAAAACCATCTTTTAGTACGGAAATCGTTGGTCGATCTATCTCTGCTGCCGTTACACAGAAGAATTATTCTAAAAGCAACAATGCACCGAAATGGAATGTTCTTCACTACCCTTGA